One region of Daphnia pulicaria isolate SC F1-1A chromosome 7, SC_F0-13Bv2, whole genome shotgun sequence genomic DNA includes:
- the LOC124351075 gene encoding uncharacterized protein LOC124351075 isoform X1: MRATYVSLSFVLCAVVIVGSCPLHQLEVDSSVGEHSLISSFQSPQKESIMGGFISRNRRREDKEKDSPRLESFEAEPNQNENEVDERKKRFDELELNTDDNGDEGEQVDPCETSPCVPTTFDEIDSAPSLPLYPSLEGMELNVEEVMDSNRQMRSLSHSNETEEETMENPGGISEVSHPLFQTNPSEAEVKEGEVGQAEKERNQRSSPMFPDPDVIDNEEDITVDVSNQGPVMDSSLHRDEEPTFLQEEVIEIIDEPENDRLMRSSPYRSGVILGPVLIDEEPEIIVDVMSEVRPAFDPSLHLMAEPVIYHPQPVPIDDFIELEMAIDDELVKRKKRTLQKSNNIHPESKESQLGLDDEDLIDSNVGMYRQKKRARKIPRHKTLLDNPI, encoded by the exons ATGAGAGCCACGTACGTTTCG TTGAGCTTCGTGCTCTGTGCCGTTGTCATCGTTGGATCTTGCCCTCTGCATCAGTTGGAAGTTGATTCATCAGTTGGAGAACATTCACTTATCTCATCATTTCAGTCACCGCAAAAAGA ATCAATTATGGGTGGATTTATTAGCCGCAACAGACGTCGTGAAGACAAGGAGAAGGATAGTCCAAGGTTGGAATCATTCGAAGCAGAACCGAATCAAAATGA aaatgagGTTGATGAGCGCAAGAAAAGGTTTGACGAGCTTGAATTGAATACCGACGACAATGGCGATGAAGGAGAACAAGTAGACCCGTGTGAAACATCACC atGCGTTCCGACTACGTTTGATGAGATTGACTCTGCTCCGAGTTTACCGCTCTATCCATCACTTGA AGGGATGGAGTTGAATGTCGAAGAAGTGATGGACAGTAATCGACAGATGAGATCACTATCCCATTCAAATGAGACTGAAGA AGAAACGATGGAAAATCCGGGCGGTATAAGTGAAGTGTCTCACCCTTTGTTTCAAACGAATCCATCTGAAGCGGAAGTCAAAGAAGGAGAAGTTGGccaagcagaaaaagaaagaaatcagaGATCGTCTCCAATGTTTCCTGATCCGGATGTGATTGACaa TGAAGAGGATATAACGGTGGATGTTTCGAACCAAGGTCCGGTAATGGACTCGTCTCTTCATAGAGACGAAGAACCAACTTTCCTGCA GGAGGAAGTGATTGAAATTATTGACGAACCGGAAAACGATCGACTGATGAGATCATCCCCTTACCGTTCCGGTGTGATTTTGGGGCCAGTTTTAATTGACGA GGAGCCGGAGATTATTGTGGACGTTATGAGCGAAGTACGTCCGGCATTCGACCCTTCGCTCCATTTGATGGCCGAGCCCGTCATCTATCACCCACAACCAGTGCCGATAGACGACTTCATCGAGTTAGAAATGGCCATCGACGACGAACTggtaaagaggaagaagagaacTCTCCAAAAATCTAATAATATCCATCCGGAATCAAAAGAGTCGCAACTGGGACTCGACGATGA GGACTTGATTGATTCAAACGTCGGCATGTACCGGCAAAAGAAACGGGCCAGAAAGATTCCACGCCACAAGACCCTACTGGACAATCCAATCTGA
- the LOC124351075 gene encoding uncharacterized protein LOC124351075 isoform X2 codes for MRATYVSLSFVLCAVVIVGSCPLHQLEVDSSVGEHSLISSFQSPQKESIMGGFISRNRRREDKEKDSPRLESFEAEPNQNENEVDERKKRFDELELNTDDNGDEGEQVDPCETSPCVPTTFDEIDSAPSLPLYPSLEGMELNVEEVMDSNRQMRSLSHSNETEEETMENPGGISEVSHPLFQTNPSEAEVKEGEVGQAEKERNQRSSPMFPDPDVIDNEEDITVDVSNQGPVMDSSLHRDEEPTFLQEEVIEIIDEPENDRLMRSSPYRSGVILGPVLIDEEPEIIVDVMSEVRPAFDPSLHLMAEPVIYHPQPVPIDDFIELEMAIDDELGLD; via the exons ATGAGAGCCACGTACGTTTCG TTGAGCTTCGTGCTCTGTGCCGTTGTCATCGTTGGATCTTGCCCTCTGCATCAGTTGGAAGTTGATTCATCAGTTGGAGAACATTCACTTATCTCATCATTTCAGTCACCGCAAAAAGA ATCAATTATGGGTGGATTTATTAGCCGCAACAGACGTCGTGAAGACAAGGAGAAGGATAGTCCAAGGTTGGAATCATTCGAAGCAGAACCGAATCAAAATGA aaatgagGTTGATGAGCGCAAGAAAAGGTTTGACGAGCTTGAATTGAATACCGACGACAATGGCGATGAAGGAGAACAAGTAGACCCGTGTGAAACATCACC atGCGTTCCGACTACGTTTGATGAGATTGACTCTGCTCCGAGTTTACCGCTCTATCCATCACTTGA AGGGATGGAGTTGAATGTCGAAGAAGTGATGGACAGTAATCGACAGATGAGATCACTATCCCATTCAAATGAGACTGAAGA AGAAACGATGGAAAATCCGGGCGGTATAAGTGAAGTGTCTCACCCTTTGTTTCAAACGAATCCATCTGAAGCGGAAGTCAAAGAAGGAGAAGTTGGccaagcagaaaaagaaagaaatcagaGATCGTCTCCAATGTTTCCTGATCCGGATGTGATTGACaa TGAAGAGGATATAACGGTGGATGTTTCGAACCAAGGTCCGGTAATGGACTCGTCTCTTCATAGAGACGAAGAACCAACTTTCCTGCA GGAGGAAGTGATTGAAATTATTGACGAACCGGAAAACGATCGACTGATGAGATCATCCCCTTACCGTTCCGGTGTGATTTTGGGGCCAGTTTTAATTGACGA GGAGCCGGAGATTATTGTGGACGTTATGAGCGAAGTACGTCCGGCATTCGACCCTTCGCTCCATTTGATGGCCGAGCCCGTCATCTATCACCCACAACCAGTGCCGATAGACGACTTCATCGAGTTAGAAATGGCCATCGACGACGAACTg GGACTTGATTGA